In the Corynebacterium kroppenstedtii genome, one interval contains:
- a CDS encoding ABC transporter ATP-binding protein, translating to MTSVTADKSTPSPSPLSAPTVDAESYSNKRKACQAALKQLIKPVQSRLLVCRILAFASCIVAVAPYVALTHIGDLLLNDGSHDDIKRSAIILVYAFLTQAFLYTLALAISHFADLRLRDTIQSNMVKTLARAPLSWFSDTSTGKVRKAINDDVKQVHTLIAHAPVEQTAAVAGPLVLLAYAFIVDWRLGLLSIATFPIYGALQALTMRGMGTKTAEMDDKLGDISSAAVELTEGIYVVKNFGRTGETHARFTQACKDFASFYWEWCGPLIRASALSLSFISVSTLMAINVGCGLLMASAGWVTVPEVLTCSLIALILPRTIEVLGSTAWAYQQAGNAALRLKGVLDTEQIPYPEDDNPKEDNASASAGDQDIVFSDVSFAYSTADGKVDALRDINLRLRPNTVTALVGPSGSGKSTLATMLARFRDPDSGTITIGGTPLTELTERELYSTVSFVLQNPYLQDLSIRDIISLPRPDASDEALREAARQANILDDIEALPHGFDTTLGGQTDFSGGQKQRLAIARALLADTPVLVLDEATTSTDPDCEADIQRALAHLARGRTVLAIGHHAESVAGADHICVMEHGRIDAQGTADELAEQPFWKHLTQGVAQ from the coding sequence ATGACTTCAGTTACCGCTGACAAATCCACACCATCACCATCGCCACTCTCGGCACCAACGGTTGACGCCGAGAGTTACTCGAACAAAAGGAAAGCCTGCCAAGCCGCACTCAAACAGCTCATTAAGCCAGTTCAGAGCCGGCTGCTAGTGTGCAGGATCCTGGCTTTCGCATCGTGCATCGTCGCCGTTGCCCCCTATGTCGCACTCACCCACATCGGTGATCTTCTTCTTAACGACGGTAGCCACGACGACATCAAACGCAGCGCCATCATTCTCGTCTACGCCTTCCTGACGCAGGCATTCTTGTACACGCTTGCGCTGGCTATTTCGCACTTCGCAGATTTGCGTTTGCGCGACACAATCCAAAGCAACATGGTGAAAACCCTGGCGCGGGCGCCCTTGTCGTGGTTCAGTGACACCTCAACCGGCAAAGTGCGCAAAGCAATTAACGACGACGTCAAACAAGTGCATACGCTCATCGCCCACGCTCCCGTGGAACAAACCGCAGCGGTCGCCGGGCCACTGGTTCTCCTGGCGTACGCGTTCATCGTCGACTGGAGGCTCGGTCTCCTCTCCATCGCTACGTTCCCCATTTACGGCGCACTGCAGGCACTCACCATGCGAGGGATGGGCACCAAAACCGCCGAAATGGACGACAAGCTGGGCGATATTTCCTCCGCAGCGGTCGAACTGACCGAGGGCATCTACGTCGTCAAGAACTTCGGACGAACCGGAGAAACACATGCCCGCTTTACTCAGGCATGTAAAGACTTTGCCTCCTTCTACTGGGAATGGTGCGGGCCGCTCATCCGCGCCTCTGCCCTATCGCTCTCGTTCATCTCAGTCTCGACGCTCATGGCCATCAACGTGGGGTGTGGCCTGCTCATGGCCAGTGCGGGATGGGTCACGGTCCCCGAGGTTCTCACCTGCTCCCTCATCGCACTCATCCTCCCGCGGACGATTGAGGTTCTGGGATCGACGGCGTGGGCGTACCAGCAGGCAGGGAACGCAGCGCTACGCCTCAAGGGAGTGCTGGATACCGAACAAATTCCTTATCCCGAAGATGACAATCCCAAAGAGGACAATGCTTCAGCCAGCGCCGGTGACCAGGACATCGTCTTCTCCGACGTTTCCTTTGCCTATTCCACTGCCGACGGCAAAGTTGACGCCCTGCGCGATATCAATCTCCGGCTTCGCCCCAATACGGTGACAGCCCTCGTCGGCCCGTCGGGTTCCGGAAAATCCACCCTTGCAACAATGCTCGCCCGCTTCCGTGATCCCGATTCGGGAACGATCACCATCGGCGGCACACCGTTAACAGAGTTAACCGAACGGGAACTCTATTCCACGGTCTCATTCGTCCTTCAAAACCCCTACTTGCAAGATCTCTCGATTCGCGACATCATCTCTCTGCCCCGCCCCGACGCGTCCGACGAAGCACTACGCGAGGCCGCACGTCAGGCAAACATTCTCGACGACATCGAAGCCCTTCCCCACGGTTTTGATACCACCCTCGGCGGGCAAACAGACTTTTCCGGAGGCCAGAAGCAACGGCTCGCCATCGCCCGCGCTCTCCTGGCCGACACTCCTGTCCTCGTCCTCGATGAAGCCACTACATCCACCGACCCGGATTGTGAGGCGGACATCCAACGTGCGCTCGCCCACCTTGCACGCGGTCGGACAGTCCTCGCGATCGGGCACCACGCCGAATCCGTCGCAGGTGCTGACCATATTTGCGTCATGGAGCACGGACGCATCGATGCCCAAGGCACCGCCGATGAGCTTGCCGAGCAGCCCTTCTGGAAGCATCTCACACAAGGAGTCGCACAATGA
- a CDS encoding Maf family protein has product MIILASSSPSRLSVLRSAGVEPTIEPPGVDEDAIMRTMRDQSPEDQVCALAHAKATAIASRHLTSVHPGGDNSTPRVVIGADSMLYLDGELQGKPHTVEETIRRWTNQRGKTARLITGHCIINLDTTATDEDTFLRAVSTTVHYAHASDADIRAYANSGEPLNCAGAFTLEAMGGWFIDRIEGDPSSVIGLSLPLVREALYSFGYEVSEFWNRSEHAN; this is encoded by the coding sequence ATGATCATTCTGGCGTCCTCGTCCCCCTCGCGGTTATCCGTCCTCCGCTCTGCTGGCGTCGAGCCGACCATCGAACCGCCCGGGGTCGACGAAGACGCCATTATGCGCACTATGCGGGATCAATCTCCCGAAGACCAAGTCTGCGCTCTCGCCCACGCAAAAGCCACAGCCATTGCGTCGCGGCATCTCACATCGGTCCACCCCGGAGGCGATAACTCCACGCCGCGTGTGGTTATTGGTGCGGATTCAATGCTCTATCTCGATGGTGAACTTCAAGGCAAGCCCCATACCGTCGAGGAAACAATCCGTCGCTGGACTAACCAGCGTGGGAAAACCGCGCGACTCATTACCGGGCACTGCATTATCAACCTTGACACCACGGCGACAGATGAGGATACCTTCCTCCGCGCTGTCTCCACCACAGTGCATTATGCACATGCTTCCGACGCCGATATCCGCGCGTACGCGAATTCTGGGGAACCCTTAAACTGTGCTGGAGCGTTCACGCTTGAGGCTATGGGCGGATGGTTCATTGACCGCATCGAGGGGGATCCGTCGTCCGTCATTGGTCTCTCACTCCCCCTTGTCCGAGAGGCGTTATACAGCTTCGGCTACGAAGTTTCTGAGTTCTGGAACCGCTCTGAGCACGCGAACTAA
- a CDS encoding acyl-CoA carboxylase subunit epsilon translates to MSDGLHADDTTPGAGDTGAPGDGTATEKKPVFLKVIKGNPTAPQVAALTALFAGMSANASDDGEPETPNNWGRFDEKFTNTHTSNAGNFPNLRFY, encoded by the coding sequence ATGTCTGACGGCTTACACGCGGACGACACCACACCCGGCGCTGGCGACACGGGCGCACCCGGTGACGGAACAGCAACCGAGAAGAAGCCTGTTTTCCTCAAAGTGATCAAGGGAAATCCCACCGCGCCACAAGTGGCAGCCCTGACGGCTTTATTTGCGGGTATGTCAGCTAACGCGAGCGACGATGGCGAACCCGAGACACCGAACAATTGGGGACGCTTCGACGAGAAGTTCACGAACACGCACACGTCGAATGCCGGAAACTTCCCTAACCTGAGGTTCTACTAG
- a CDS encoding acyl-CoA carboxylase subunit beta, producing the protein MTAATLTADTTAQDIHTTAGKLADLRSRLAETQMPMGQASIDKIHDRGKLSARERIEYLLDDGSFVEVDSLARHRSTNFGLDAKRPLTDGVVTGYGTIDGRKVCVFSQDVAIFGGALGEVYGEKIVKIMDLAIKTGVPLIGINEGAGARIQEGVVSLGLYSKIFFRNTRASGVIPQISLIMGACAGGHVYSPALTDFIIMVDKTSKMFITGPDVIKTVTGEEITQEELGGASTHMSSSGTSHYTAENDEDALDFVQELISYLPQNNRAETPRVPADPFEGSIEDNVTDADRELDTIIPDSPNQPYDMKDVITHISDDEEFLEIQEGYAENVIIGFGRVEGRAVGFVANQPMQYAGCLDIKASEKAARFVRTCDAFNIPIIELVDVPGFLPGTNQEFDGIIRRGAKLLYAYAEATVPKITVITRKGYGGAYCVMGSKDMGADISLAWPTAQIAVMGAAGAVGFVYRKELKKAAKEGKDVAALQKSYEQEYEDTLVNPYVAAERGFVDAVIPPSETRGQIIEGLRLLDRKVENVPAKKHGNIPL; encoded by the coding sequence ATGACAGCCGCCACACTCACCGCGGATACAACCGCACAAGACATCCACACCACCGCCGGCAAGTTGGCCGATTTACGGTCGCGTCTCGCAGAGACCCAGATGCCTATGGGCCAAGCTTCCATCGACAAGATTCATGACCGGGGCAAACTTTCCGCCCGCGAACGCATCGAATACCTCCTTGACGACGGATCCTTCGTCGAAGTTGATTCCCTGGCTCGACACCGATCCACGAACTTCGGGCTCGACGCTAAACGCCCTCTCACCGACGGTGTTGTCACGGGCTACGGAACGATCGATGGCCGCAAGGTCTGCGTGTTCTCACAAGACGTCGCCATCTTCGGTGGCGCGCTCGGCGAAGTATATGGCGAAAAAATCGTCAAGATCATGGACTTGGCCATTAAAACCGGTGTGCCGCTGATCGGCATCAACGAAGGTGCTGGCGCCCGTATTCAAGAGGGAGTTGTATCCCTGGGCCTGTACTCAAAGATCTTCTTCCGCAATACCCGGGCATCAGGCGTTATCCCGCAGATCTCCCTGATTATGGGTGCTTGTGCAGGTGGCCACGTGTACTCGCCAGCTCTGACTGACTTCATCATCATGGTGGACAAAACCTCCAAGATGTTCATCACCGGACCAGACGTCATCAAGACCGTGACCGGCGAGGAAATCACTCAGGAGGAACTCGGTGGTGCTTCAACCCACATGAGCTCCTCGGGTACATCCCACTACACCGCGGAGAACGATGAGGACGCCCTGGACTTCGTGCAGGAACTCATCAGCTACCTGCCACAGAATAACCGGGCCGAGACACCTCGAGTCCCTGCCGATCCGTTCGAAGGGTCCATTGAGGACAATGTCACCGACGCGGACCGTGAACTGGACACGATAATCCCCGACTCCCCCAACCAGCCGTATGACATGAAAGATGTCATCACCCATATCTCCGACGATGAGGAGTTCCTGGAGATCCAGGAAGGTTACGCCGAAAACGTCATCATTGGGTTCGGCCGGGTCGAGGGACGTGCCGTCGGATTCGTCGCCAATCAGCCCATGCAATACGCGGGATGTTTGGACATTAAGGCCTCTGAGAAGGCTGCGCGATTTGTTCGTACCTGCGATGCCTTCAATATTCCGATCATTGAGCTTGTCGACGTCCCTGGGTTCCTGCCCGGCACGAACCAAGAGTTCGACGGCATTATCCGTCGCGGTGCTAAATTGCTATACGCCTACGCGGAGGCCACCGTTCCGAAGATTACGGTGATCACGCGTAAGGGCTACGGCGGAGCATACTGCGTCATGGGGTCCAAGGACATGGGCGCGGATATTTCGCTCGCATGGCCCACGGCGCAAATTGCCGTGATGGGTGCCGCCGGTGCCGTTGGATTCGTCTACCGCAAAGAGCTAAAGAAAGCGGCTAAAGAAGGCAAGGACGTTGCTGCTCTGCAGAAGTCATATGAGCAGGAGTACGAAGACACCCTGGTCAACCCCTATGTCGCTGCAGAGCGGGGGTTCGTCGACGCCGTTATTCCGCCCAGCGAAACCCGTGGCCAGATCATCGAAGGCTTGCGTCTACTGGACCGCAAGGTGGAAAACGTCCCAGCAAAGAAGCACGGAAACATTCCGCTGTAA